From one Triticum aestivum cultivar Chinese Spring chromosome 4B, IWGSC CS RefSeq v2.1, whole genome shotgun sequence genomic stretch:
- the LOC123094991 gene encoding uncharacterized protein, with the protein MWNNGAMSGQVYPPPPAAMAPQPQPHGQVAANNWAGNDANTLLVVATLITTLTYQLGCSVPGGYWQDTLPADGKQKPHEAGDPIMRDKHPQRYWVFMAASWMGFLASMMMTLSLLVRLPVDSRQVRWSFAVAYSSLVLTFIVSQAKTHISIDIAIWLVTVVFLWLMISVRPEHRARILRFFCCNREN; encoded by the exons ATGTGGAACAACGGGGCGATGAGCGGCCAAGTTTACCCACCGCCGCCGGCGGCGATggcgccgcagccgcagcctcacGGGCAGGTGGCGGCCAACAACTGGGCGGGCAACGACGCCAACACGCTGCTGGTGGTGGCGACGCTGATCACCACGCTCACGTACCAGCTCGGGTGCAGCGTCCCCGGCGGGTACTGGCAGGACACGCTGCCGGCGGACGGCAAGCAGAAGCCGCACGAGGCCGGTGACCCCATCATGCGCGACAAGCACCCGCAAAG GTACTGGGTGTTCATGGCGGCGAGCTGGATGGGGTTCCTGGCGTCCATGATGATGACGCTGAGCCTGCTGGTACGCCTGCCGGTGGACTCGCGGCAGGTCCGGTGGTCCTTCGCCGTCGCCTACTCTAGCCTGGTGCTCACCTTCATCGTGTCGCAGGCCAAGACGCACATCTCAATCGACATCGCCATCTGGTTGGTCACCGTCGTTTTCCTGTGGCTCATGATCAGCGTCCGCCCTGAGCACCGGGCGCGTATTCTCCGTTTCTTCTGCTGCAACCGCGAGAACTGA